In a single window of the Natronosalvus caseinilyticus genome:
- a CDS encoding HalOD1 output domain-containing protein codes for MTQDRSRQASKTRGWYTPDQDRSLTEAVLDAIEDYKGEDLLRADFVLYEDVNPDALNSLFRPDAQSRTTVTFDTDGVTVELRGNGGVEIRVTDRSVD; via the coding sequence ATGACGCAAGACAGGTCCAGGCAAGCGAGCAAGACACGGGGATGGTACACCCCTGATCAGGACCGCTCGTTAACCGAAGCGGTGCTTGACGCTATCGAGGACTATAAGGGGGAAGATCTCCTGCGAGCAGATTTCGTCCTCTACGAGGACGTAAACCCTGACGCTCTCAATTCCCTCTTTCGCCCCGATGCACAGTCGAGAACGACCGTGACGTTCGACACCGACGGGGTCACGGTCGAACTCCGGGGGAATGGCGGGGTCGAGATCCGCGTCACGGACCGATCAGTCGACTAA
- a CDS encoding tyrosine-type recombinase/integrase yields MSQTNHVPTIVEESDAERLLRQLHEATETSLEPIEPEKALGLYLEDKARDCRQSTVDAHRSRLGFFVDWCRERDLENLNDLTARDLHEYRVWRREDLNVVSEKTQMDTLRVFVEWCETINSVESGLFKKVKSPAIPDGENARETVIHADRARTILEHLRKYEYASTEHVVWLVLSETGMRMGAARALDIDDYRCDAEVPHLTVVHRPETDTPIKNGTRGERRVGLSDEACEVLDDYLEHQRPDVTDQHDRVPLLATTQGRIAKSTIRKYVYKWSRPCLIGLECPHDRDPDECSAATDLDLASKCPSSVTPHPIRRGYITQLLRSGVDVQVVSERCNVSPAIIDEHYDVRSEEDKMRQRQEVLRRSLLEE; encoded by the coding sequence ATGAGTCAGACAAATCACGTCCCCACGATCGTCGAGGAGTCGGATGCCGAGCGGTTGCTCCGACAGCTCCACGAAGCGACGGAGACAAGCCTCGAGCCAATCGAACCGGAGAAAGCTCTCGGACTCTACCTCGAAGACAAGGCGCGCGACTGTCGACAGTCGACGGTCGACGCGCACCGATCCCGGCTCGGCTTCTTCGTCGACTGGTGTCGCGAGCGCGACCTCGAGAACCTCAACGACCTGACCGCCCGCGACCTCCACGAGTATCGCGTCTGGCGACGCGAGGACCTCAACGTCGTAAGCGAGAAGACGCAGATGGACACGTTACGCGTCTTCGTCGAGTGGTGTGAGACGATCAACTCGGTCGAGTCCGGCCTCTTCAAGAAAGTCAAGTCGCCGGCGATCCCCGACGGCGAAAACGCCCGCGAGACGGTCATCCACGCCGACCGTGCCCGAACGATCCTCGAGCACCTCAGGAAGTACGAGTACGCCTCGACCGAGCACGTCGTCTGGCTCGTCCTGTCTGAGACGGGGATGCGAATGGGAGCCGCTCGGGCGCTCGACATCGATGACTACCGATGCGACGCCGAGGTCCCCCACCTGACCGTCGTCCACCGACCGGAGACCGACACACCGATTAAGAACGGTACTCGAGGCGAGCGTCGAGTCGGACTCTCCGACGAGGCGTGCGAGGTACTCGACGACTACCTCGAGCACCAGCGGCCCGACGTGACCGACCAGCACGACCGGGTGCCGCTACTCGCTACCACACAGGGTCGAATCGCCAAGTCGACGATTCGAAAGTACGTCTACAAGTGGTCCCGACCATGCCTCATCGGTCTTGAGTGTCCGCACGATCGAGATCCAGATGAATGCAGCGCGGCCACCGATCTCGATCTTGCGTCGAAGTGTCCCTCGAGCGTGACGCCCCACCCGATCCGTCGAGGGTACATCACGCAGCTCCTCCGGTCTGGCGTCGACGTACAGGTCGTGAGCGAGCGATGTAACGTCTCACCGGCGATCATCGACGAGCATTACGATGTTCGGTCGGAGGAGGACAAAATGCGCCAGCGCCAGGAGGTATTGCGTCGGTCGCTTCTAGAGGAGTAA
- a CDS encoding AAA family ATPase, producing the protein MPDRQEIIESIIDELEIEDLVEEDINECRRLLEENYRDLNFPADRVTIRRIQAKNFRNLDDRIVRMDDTNTALYGENESGKTTIFEAIRFNLFGRQEKQRITLTDPIQDEQSTLETTGNWSVDANHYLVYRTMSWDGPGYADDDRPKLNTDPSSEDEIPFHARNTQQDVSEAFGIWPVESREFGRYNIFSMFCLMSPNYKKFINWQNKAGFIDLLFGIDLAAPINESKKRRKEVYELTDEEETSPENLARAEGRENNLRDRLEELLEVKEETETILADRRSELRSINETLDQNSDLERLESEKLRLQRQINNLESERRETRGDLREARLNIKRYEEMEMGEELHSTAQDLQQLMTVPDRCPICTNDVDDDQRQRLLNDAACPLCSKDVPDKRIETGTEQDVRETIAEQDQLEEKIGQFQSRERELEGELNLLDSRIQDHQDQLDRVVAQIEESDANQLVDRRNELETEISELEREATSTQVEINAKQDELEDVADRLESLEEAYERRTEKMRKWKALQAFERIVRRHIEEERTSLKADFEDEMSSLLSYFEHGRFASARNVEFNSQGGYDFTVMIDNGDDIPSDRHNEFSNEGKILALLFHTAVLKLLAEQSNTLPIRMFLLDAPYSEIPDEGNTPDITNFLLALPEELPDYQILLTVTDSALSDRDEFNEAYQIKDF; encoded by the coding sequence ATGCCTGATCGTCAAGAGATTATTGAGAGTATTATAGATGAACTAGAAATAGAAGACTTGGTGGAGGAGGACATCAACGAGTGCAGACGCTTACTTGAAGAGAACTATCGCGATCTCAATTTCCCCGCCGACAGAGTAACGATTCGGCGAATTCAAGCGAAGAACTTCAGGAATCTAGATGACCGGATAGTCCGAATGGACGACACAAATACGGCTCTCTATGGCGAAAATGAAAGTGGGAAGACCACCATCTTTGAAGCGATCCGGTTCAACCTGTTTGGGCGTCAGGAAAAGCAACGGATCACTCTTACTGATCCAATCCAGGACGAACAAAGTACGTTAGAAACAACTGGTAATTGGTCGGTTGACGCTAACCACTATCTTGTATATCGGACGATGAGCTGGGATGGTCCAGGATACGCTGACGATGATCGGCCAAAACTAAATACTGATCCGTCATCGGAGGACGAAATCCCTTTCCATGCTCGAAACACGCAGCAGGATGTCTCCGAGGCGTTCGGGATTTGGCCGGTTGAATCCCGTGAATTTGGCCGGTACAATATATTCTCGATGTTCTGCCTGATGTCGCCTAATTATAAGAAATTCATCAATTGGCAAAACAAAGCAGGCTTTATTGATCTGTTGTTCGGAATTGATCTAGCGGCTCCGATCAATGAGAGCAAGAAACGACGGAAAGAGGTCTATGAACTCACCGATGAAGAGGAAACCTCACCAGAAAACCTTGCTAGAGCTGAGGGGCGAGAGAATAATCTTCGAGATCGGCTAGAGGAATTACTAGAGGTCAAAGAAGAGACAGAGACGATACTGGCGGATAGAAGGTCGGAGTTGCGGTCAATCAATGAGACGCTTGATCAGAATAGTGATCTTGAGCGTTTAGAATCGGAGAAGCTCAGGCTACAGAGACAGATAAACAACCTGGAATCAGAGAGACGAGAGACGCGCGGTGATCTGCGTGAGGCTCGTTTGAATATCAAACGGTACGAGGAGATGGAGATGGGCGAGGAGCTTCACTCAACCGCGCAGGATCTCCAGCAACTAATGACTGTCCCGGACAGATGCCCAATCTGTACAAATGATGTAGATGATGATCAGCGCCAGCGTCTCTTGAATGACGCAGCCTGTCCGCTTTGTAGCAAAGATGTCCCTGATAAGCGGATCGAGACTGGGACAGAACAGGATGTTAGAGAGACAATCGCAGAGCAGGACCAACTTGAGGAGAAAATAGGGCAGTTTCAATCTCGAGAACGTGAACTAGAAGGAGAATTAAACCTACTTGATTCGCGGATTCAGGACCACCAAGATCAACTGGACAGGGTTGTAGCTCAAATTGAGGAAAGTGATGCCAACCAACTGGTCGATCGGCGAAACGAGTTAGAGACAGAAATATCTGAATTAGAGCGTGAGGCGACATCGACTCAAGTCGAGATCAATGCGAAACAGGATGAGCTTGAGGATGTCGCAGACCGTCTTGAGAGTCTTGAGGAAGCGTACGAACGCCGCACTGAAAAGATGCGGAAATGGAAGGCTCTACAGGCCTTCGAAAGAATCGTACGGAGGCATATTGAGGAAGAACGGACCAGCCTAAAGGCTGATTTCGAAGATGAGATGAGTTCGCTTCTCTCGTACTTCGAGCACGGACGGTTCGCTAGTGCCAGAAATGTAGAATTCAATTCACAAGGTGGATACGATTTTACCGTTATGATTGACAATGGCGATGATATACCCTCGGATCGCCATAACGAATTCTCAAATGAAGGAAAAATTTTGGCTTTACTTTTCCATACAGCAGTGTTGAAGTTGTTAGCAGAACAGTCGAACACGTTACCAATCCGTATGTTCCTATTAGACGCTCCATATTCTGAAATCCCTGACGAAGGAAATACACCCGACATCACAAACTTCCTATTAGCATTACCAGAAGAACTCCCAGATTACCAGATCCTCCTTACAGTGACTGATTCTGCATTGTCAGATAGGGATGAATTTAATGAAGCATATCAGATTAAAGATTTCTAA